AATCAGTCATTACTTATTCAGGTTATAAATTTCGCCTGAGCTTTCGCCAAAGTTAAAGGAGTCGTCGGCACGGTGTAGCCTATTGGGGTCGTCGCTACGAGTAGCTTGTTGTGTGCGACTGAGGTAATTTTGCCAGTCGGGATTTTTCACTTCGCCATCAGCGGTAGAGTGTTCTAAAACGAAGTCGTGCGACAAAGAGCGTGCTATAAATACAAACTTCAGATTAGTTTGGTTTTGATACTTGTAATAATGCCAAATTTCGTAGGGTAGCGAAACTGGGTTATCTGTCATTCTGACTCTTTGGTCGGGTGCACCGTATTTTAAGAATGTGCTACCTCTGTCGGTATCGAATCCTCTAACGGTTTGAGTACCAAACTCGACTTCTACGGCTTTTACAACTTTATTGTACGTTTTCCATGTCATGTAAGGTGCATCGCTATTTCTTTGAGTCCAGAAAAATGAAAGGAATTTTTGCATATCCGAAACCGAACGTTCTTTTAGTTTATTTGTAATGAAAAGTCTTTCTTGCGGTGAAGCTACAGGGTAGAGCGACCTGACGTAGTATTGCAAAGAGTCTTTATTATTTATTTCGAAAAATCCGTTGCTTTCTACCATTGTAGATGCAAGCAGAAGGTCGTTGAAATCAACATTGTTGTTGACCCTTTGTATGTGAGTTTTTTTCGACAGTAATTTCTGATTGTTTCTATCGTACAATTCGCTGCTAACGTAATAGTTGCCACTTGGCAGTTGTGAAATATCCAT
This sequence is a window from Lentimicrobiaceae bacterium. Protein-coding genes within it:
- a CDS encoding GWxTD domain-containing protein yields the protein MKTKLLLITIALFFMCSQHTQAKQSIKVYLTYKTYSTPTNESYFEVYLSLDANSMEYAKIGENKKQAKAQITMLFSVNDSIHAFKKYIVESPIIDDSANTAFTLLSQERFQLPKGKYLFTLKVKDLNSDNPEVSGSEEWVMPDYSGFSISDILLVESYSIAEDNSKTAKSNLEIFPHQDYFYPEKDKILSFYYEIYNSNITLSDTGNLLVKSGIADFSTGEMLNSYVQIKRAKAKSVIPVFTQMDISQLPSGNYYVSSELYDRNNQKLLSKKTHIQRVNNNVDFNDLLLASTMVESNGFFEINNKDSLQYYVRSLYPVASPQERLFITNKLKERSVSDMQKFLSFFWTQRNSDAPYMTWKTYNKVVKAVEVEFGTQTVRGFDTDRGSTFLKYGAPDQRVRMTDNPVSLPYEIWHYYKYQNQTNLKFVFIARSLSHDFVLEHSTADGEVKNPDWQNYLSRTQQATRSDDPNRLHRADDSFNFGESSGEIYNLNK